A stretch of bacterium BMS3Abin11 DNA encodes these proteins:
- the relE2 gene encoding toxin RelE2, whose amino-acid sequence MNRIKFTRQARKDLVQIRDYIAEDSPAAAARVLRIIIQKTNRLIDHPKLGRRGRVVGTRELVITETPYISVYRVEGEMIDILRVLHGARQWPEC is encoded by the coding sequence TTGAATCGCATTAAGTTTACGCGCCAGGCGCGTAAGGATCTTGTGCAAATTCGGGATTACATCGCAGAAGATAGCCCTGCTGCAGCCGCTCGGGTGCTGCGCATAATCATCCAGAAAACCAACCGGCTCATCGATCACCCAAAACTGGGACGGCGTGGCCGTGTGGTGGGTACACGTGAATTGGTTATTACTGAAACACCCTATATTTCGGTCTATCGAGTTGAAGGTGAAATGATTGATATACTTCGTGTCTTGCACGGCGCCAGGCAGTGGCCGGAATGTTGA
- the rpoD gene encoding RNA polymerase sigma factor RpoD, with the protein MDLETKRLQLKKLILKGREQGFLTYSEINDHLPEDVHDTDQIENIVQMINDMGIDVYDQPPDADSLIMKAETTDEAVVEEAEAVLTSAVESEFGRTTDPVRMYMREMGTVDLLTRADEIKLAKRIEEGIRQSMGASATSPFIIESLLEKVSLIENEEMRLTDLLLGYIDPNEPDVIPTPAQVAIGAEKKDSDEDDEPTGPDPEEAVRRFKSLKRLYNRLIKAIDRKGPADPAVKKIQMKLSEEFLEIRFTPKQTQMFISGVKTMVGEIRTCEREILRIVVKQGRITRKNFIEVFPGHETEIEWLDEIIASGKGDGSALTGKRDRIASLAARLTAIEEVAGLPIHQLKEINRLVSIGEAKARRAKKEMVEANLRLVISIAKKYTNRGLQFLDLIQEGNIGLMKAVDKFEYRRGYKFSTYATWWIRQAITRSIADQARTIRIPVHMIETINKLNRISRQIMQELGREATPEELAERMEMPEEKIRKVLKIAKEPISMETPIGDDEDSHLGDFIEDKNIEAPMDSATGSGLKFATTDILDTLTQREAKVLRMRFGIGMNTDHTLEEVGKQFDVTRERIRQIEAKALRKLRHPSRSEHLRSFLEPNQ; encoded by the coding sequence ATGGATCTTGAAACAAAACGATTACAACTTAAAAAGCTGATTCTAAAGGGTCGCGAGCAGGGTTTTCTAACCTATAGCGAGATCAATGATCATCTGCCGGAAGATGTACACGACACTGATCAAATAGAAAATATCGTACAGATGATCAATGACATGGGCATTGACGTCTACGATCAGCCGCCTGATGCTGACAGCCTTATCATGAAGGCTGAAACAACGGATGAGGCAGTTGTAGAAGAAGCTGAAGCGGTACTCACCTCTGCAGTGGAAAGTGAATTTGGCCGCACGACCGACCCGGTGCGCATGTACATGCGTGAAATGGGTACAGTTGATCTACTTACTCGTGCAGACGAAATTAAGCTGGCCAAGCGCATTGAGGAAGGCATTCGCCAAAGCATGGGTGCTTCTGCCACCAGCCCGTTTATTATTGAATCCCTGCTGGAAAAAGTTTCGCTGATCGAAAATGAGGAAATGCGGCTGACTGATCTGCTGCTGGGCTACATTGACCCCAACGAACCGGATGTTATCCCTACTCCTGCACAGGTAGCAATCGGTGCGGAGAAAAAAGACTCGGATGAAGACGACGAACCTACAGGGCCTGATCCTGAAGAGGCAGTTAGACGCTTCAAGAGCCTGAAGCGCCTGTATAACCGCCTGATAAAAGCAATCGACCGGAAAGGCCCAGCAGACCCTGCAGTCAAAAAGATTCAGATGAAACTGTCTGAAGAATTTCTGGAGATTCGTTTCACCCCTAAACAGACCCAGATGTTCATCTCTGGCGTAAAAACCATGGTAGGTGAAATTCGTACCTGCGAGCGTGAAATACTGCGTATTGTAGTTAAACAGGGACGTATCACCCGGAAAAATTTTATTGAGGTATTTCCAGGCCATGAAACTGAAATCGAATGGCTGGATGAAATCATTGCATCCGGTAAAGGAGATGGCTCAGCTCTGACTGGTAAGCGAGACCGTATTGCCAGCCTGGCGGCCAGACTGACTGCTATTGAGGAAGTGGCCGGCCTGCCGATTCACCAGCTAAAAGAAATTAATCGCCTGGTATCTATTGGTGAAGCGAAGGCGCGTCGTGCCAAGAAAGAAATGGTGGAAGCCAATCTGCGTCTGGTTATTTCTATTGCAAAAAAATATACCAACCGTGGGCTACAGTTTCTTGACCTCATTCAGGAAGGTAACATCGGCCTGATGAAAGCGGTAGACAAGTTTGAATACCGACGTGGTTATAAATTTTCCACCTATGCAACCTGGTGGATTAGACAGGCCATTACGCGATCCATCGCGGACCAGGCACGTACCATTCGCATCCCTGTACACATGATCGAGACCATCAACAAGCTGAACCGAATATCGCGTCAGATCATGCAGGAACTTGGCCGCGAAGCGACACCGGAAGAGTTAGCTGAGCGCATGGAAATGCCGGAAGAAAAAATACGCAAGGTATTGAAAATTGCCAAAGAGCCGATCTCCATGGAGACCCCCATCGGCGACGATGAAGATTCGCATCTCGGTGATTTTATTGAAGACAAAAACATCGAAGCGCCGATGGATTCGGCGACAGGTTCCGGTCTGAAGTTCGCCACTACTGATATTCTTGATACCCTGACACAACGTGAAGCCAAGGTACTGCGAATGCGTTTCGGTATTGGCATGAATACAGACCATACACTGGAAGAAGTGGGCAAGCAGTTTGATGTAACCCGGGAACGTATTCGTCAGATAGAAGCCAAGGCACTGCGCAAGCTCCGTCACCCTTCACGCTCAGAGCACCTACGCAGCTTCCTTGAGCCAAATCAGTGA